In Methylobacterium sp. WL1, the sequence GCGGTACCCGCTGGCACCGCGGGAGCTGCGCTGGGAGGTGCTCGACCAGCGGCCAGTGATCGCGTGGCTGACCGGCTTGCCCGGAGCGGGCAAATCGACCATCGCCGCCGCCGCAGACCGAGTGCTCATAGCCAGCAGCCGGCACAGCGCAGTGCTCGACGGTGACAACCTGCGCCACGGACTGAATGCCGACCTCGCCTTCACACCGCGGGACAGATCCGAGAACGTGCGGCGTGTCGCCGAGGTGGCCCGTTTGATGGCCGAAACCGGCACGGTAGTGATCGTCTCGCTGATCTCTCCGTTGCAAAGCGACCGCGACTTGGCGCGGCGCGTGGCCGGTGACATCCCCTTCCTCGAGGTGTTCATCGACACGCCGGCCTCAATCTGCGCACGGCGAGATCCGAAGGGGCTGTACGCGCGTGCTGGTCGGGGCGAGATCACAGCGTTCACTGGTGTGTCGGCGCCCTACGAGGAACCGGGAGCCCCTGATCTTTTGCTGCACACTGAGGGGCTGGCAGTGGCGCATTCGGTAGCCCCATTGTGCGAGGCCCTGCTGCGGTTAAGCGCAGCCGATGTGTAAGTGGGTTCGATCCCGTGCGTCACGGATGGGTTTCAACCCGCCCGTATGCGAATCGCCCGGCGTCGCCGTCGTGACGCTGAATGTCCGCTATGGGGAAGCGCTCGAGGCTCTCTGAATGACCGGGATGGGCGCAAACCAGCCGGTTGGTCCTTGCCGGAAGCAGGATGACAGTTTCGGAGTTGAAGCGCTGAAGAAGCGGGCGAGCCCTTTCCGACCCAACGGGGCTCTGGCGACCTCACCGCAGCGTCAGGGAGCGAGGCAGGTCCGAAAGGGGCTCGGCCCCATGCGCGGTGACGATGACGGTCTCGGATGCGCCGACGGTCCAGGCGCCATAGCGGCGCAAGGTCGCCGGCAGGTGGAAGACCATGCCTGGCTCGATCGGCCGGTCGACGCCGGTGAAGAGGCTGAGCAGCCCCCCCTCGCCCCAATCGGGCGCGAAGGCGATACCCATCGAGTAGCCGATGCGCTTGCGGAAGGCTGGGCCGTAGCCCGCCGCATTGATGATGGCTTGAGCGGCCTCGTGAGGGACGGAGCAGGGCCGGCCCGGTCGTATCGCGTCGAGGGCCGCGTCGAGGGCTCGCAGCGCGCAATCCATCATCCGCCGCGCCTCGGACGGCGGCTCGCCGATCCAAACGCTGCGCATCAGCGCCGCGTGGTAGCGGGCATGGCTGCCTGCGAGTTCGAGGAACACCGCATCGCCCGGTTCCAGCCGGCGCCGGCGCCACGTCATGTGCGGTAGCCCGCTGCGGGGGCCCGACGAGATCAGGGGCTCCATCGCCATCGCCTCGGACCCGGCCGTCGTGGCGGCGGCGAGCATGGCGGCGGCGACCGCGTTCTCGTCGTTCCCCACTGTGCAGGCCGCGATGCCGGCCGCGAGCCCGGCCTGTGCGTAACGTGCGGCGGCCCGGATCGCCTTCAGCTCGACCGCTGACTTCACTGTGCGCAGGGGGCCGAGGAGGCCCGACCCGTCCGGAACCGGGTCGATGCCGAGCGCCGTGCCGATCCGCGCCGCCAGGGCGGGCGAGACGAACCAGCCGTCCCGCTCCAGCGCCGGCCGGGCGAAGCCCCGGCGGCGCACGAGATCGGCCAGGGCGTCGGCCGGGTCGGTCCCGTCTGGATAGGCCTGGATGTCGTTGAGCCAGGTATTGGCCGCCGCCCCCGGCAATTCGAGCTGGCGCACCAGCAAGGCCGGCTCTCCCTCCACCGGCAGCACGAGGGCCTGAAAGGCGAAGTAGCCCGCCGTCTGGCGGCCGGTCAGCCAGTAGATCGCCTCCGGACCGGTCACAACCAGGGCATCGTGGCCGGCGGCGGCGATTGCAGCCCGTGCCGCCATCTGCCGCGCGGCGAACTCCGCCTCCGGGAAGGCCGCCTCACAGCCGCGCAGGTTCGCAAATTCATCCATCGCGCCGCCACAACTTAGAATTCGCTCAGGCGGCGAATAATGCCCAGCTTGAAGTTTTCGAGATGAGCCGCGATGGCATCGGCCGCCGCCGCCGCGTCCCCGGCTCGCAGGGCGGCGACCACCGCCAAGTGCTCGCGATGCACTGCCTCGAACCGTTCGGGCATCCGGCTCAGGTTAAACATCTGCGTCTTAAGCCGCAGATCCTTGATCGTCTTGGCCAGGATCGCATTTTGACTGTGATCGGCGAACAGTTCGTGGAAACGGCGGTCGACCTCCCAGTTGCCCGGGGCATCCGGATCCCCCGCCGCCAGCAGCGCCTCGATCTGTCCCTGCAAATCCTCCAGCACGGCGTCGGCGATCCGGCCCGCGGCGAGCACGACGCTCTCCCGTTCCAGCAGGCGGCGGACGTGCAGGATCTCGATCAGCTCGCGCAGGGAGAACTCCTTCACGACGAGCATCCCGCCGGGCTGCCGCTCGATCAGGCCCTCGGTCTCCAGCCGCGACATCGCCTCGCGGGTCGGTGTGCGCGAGATGTCGAGCATCTCGGCGAGGCGACGCTCGTGCAGCACGGTCCCGGCCGGAAGGTCGCGCCGCACCAGCATGTCGAGCAGCTTGTCATAGGCCATCTGACCCAGGCTCTGTTCGCGCCGGGCGTTGAGCGCCGTCGTGTACGACGATGCGTCAAGGGTCTTCATCGGTTCCTCCCGGAGCGGCCGGCCGGGCCGCCCCCGTCTTCTTGTCGGTATGCCGTGTCGCCGCCGCCTTTCACATGGCGTTCGTGCGGATCGGCTCCTTCGGCGCCGGGTCATAGCCGATCAGCGGGGTGATGAGCTTGGCATAGGTGCCGTCGGCGACCATCCCGGCGAGGGCTTTGTTGACGGCCGCATGCAGGTTCGGCTTCCCCTTCTTGATGGCAAAGCCCTTCTGGATGGTGCTGAGCGGGGTTTCGATCATCACCAGCGGCAGCTTGCGGGCCTTGATCGCGTAGTTGCCGGCCACCGCGTCGTTGATCACCGCGTCGATGTTGCCACCGACGAGGTCCTGCATGGCGTCCGCGGCGGTCTTGTAGCTCTTCAAGGTGGCGCCGTGGTCCTCGGCGAGCTTTCCGAAGGTCGAGGCCGAGAGGGCGCCCACATTCCGGCCCTTTAGATCGTCCGGACCCTTGATGCCCGTATCCTTGCGGGTGACGATCCGCGCCCCGGATTCGAGCCACCCGTCCGCGAAGGCGACCTGCTTCTGCCGGGCGGGCGTGATGTCCATCGACTCGCTGGTGATGTCGTACTGATCGGCCATCAGGCCGATCAGCAGGGCATCGAACTTGACGTTCACGGGGCTGTATTCGAGCCCGAGCCTGCGGCAGACCTCGCGCATCACCCGGACCTCCAGCCCGTCGAGCTCGCCGCTCGGCGTACGCATGCTGAAGGGCGCGAAGGTGCTGTCGGTCGCCACGATCAGCTTGCCGGGCTCGATCAGTTCCAGCTTGCCCTCGGCCGCGCGGACCGCGGGAGCAGCCAGCAGGCTGGTGCAGAGGGCAGCGAGTGCGAGGAGGTGTCGGCGGTTCATAGCAATCTCCGATGTTGGGACGGGGCGAGAGGTGTGAGCCGCGGCCCGACTCGCGGCAGGCGCTGCTCAGGACAGACGGGCGTAGCGCCGCTCGAAGTAGGCGGAGAGCTGCGACAGGATCGACGTGAGGCCGAGGTAAATCAGCGCCGCCGCGATGTAGAAATCGAACGGGCGAAACGTGGTGGCGATCATGAGCTGGGCGTAGAGGGTCAGCTCGACCACCGTGATCGTCGAGAGCAACGACGTGTTCTTGACCGACGAGATCGCCTCGTTGGTGAGCGAAGGCAGGATCATGCGGAAGACCTGCGGCATTACGATCCGCGCCATCATGATCCGCGGGTTCATGCCCAAGGCCAAGGCCGATTCCATCTGACCCCGGGGGATCGCCGCGAGGCCGGCACGGATGGTCTCGGCTACGTAGGCGCCGCTGCTGACGCCCAGCGCGATGATCCCGGCGGTGATCGGCGACAGCTTCACGCCGATCTGCGGCATGCCGAAATAGACGATGAACACCTGGACAAGGGTCGGCGTACCCCGAATAAACCAGACGTAGAAGCTCGCCAGGGCCCGGAAGGGAGCGAAGGACGAGCGCTTGCCTAGCGCCCCGAGCAGGCCGCAGACCCAGCTCACAAGAATACTCGCCACCGTGACGCCGAGAACGACGATGGTCGCCGAGAGAAAGCCGGGGCCGTAGGTGACGACCTCTTCCGAGAGGCTGAGCCACCAGTCCTGAATTGCCGTGACGCTCATCACCGTCCGAACTCCCCGCTGGATATGCGGCTACTCACGCCGAGTGCCCGAGGCCGGTCGGCTCGTGCAGCACACGCCGGAGGAAGTGGCGCAACCGCTCGCTCCGAGGGGCACCGATGACTTCCTTAGGCGGGCCGTCCTCGGCGATCACGCCACCGTCGAAGAACAGAGTGCGGGTGCCGACGTCGCGGGCGAAGGCCATCTCGTGGGTGACGAGCAGCATCGTCATCCCATCCGCCGCGAGGGAGGCCATCAGCGCCAGCACCTCGCCCACCAGCTCAGGATCGAGGGCCGAGGTCACCTCGTCGAACAGCATCACCTTGGGTGCCATCGCCAGGGCGCGCACGATCGCCACGCGCTGCTGCTGCCCACCCGAGAGCTTCGACGGGTAGGCTTGCCTCTTCTCGTAGAGGCCGATGCGCTCTAGCAGCGCCTCAGCTTCCTCCACCGCCTGCCGGCGCGGCATTCGTCGCACTCTGATCGGCGCCTCGACGACGTTCTCCAGCACGGTCATGTGCGGCCAGAGATTGTAGCTCTGGAAGACCATGCCGATCCGCGCCCGCAATTCGCAGAGCTGCTGCGGGGTCGGCTGACGACGGGCGCCCAGCTCGTAGTCGAAGGCGAATCGCTCGAAA encodes:
- the cysC gene encoding adenylyl-sulfate kinase, which codes for MGKLYDPAIAPTPRPNLTRYPLAPRELRWEVLDQRPVIAWLTGLPGAGKSTIAAAADRVLIASSRHSAVLDGDNLRHGLNADLAFTPRDRSENVRRVAEVARLMAETGTVVIVSLISPLQSDRDLARRVAGDIPFLEVFIDTPASICARRDPKGLYARAGRGEITAFTGVSAPYEEPGAPDLLLHTEGLAVAHSVAPLCEALLRLSAADV
- a CDS encoding Xaa-Pro peptidase family protein, which codes for MDEFANLRGCEAAFPEAEFAARQMAARAAIAAAGHDALVVTGPEAIYWLTGRQTAGYFAFQALVLPVEGEPALLVRQLELPGAAANTWLNDIQAYPDGTDPADALADLVRRRGFARPALERDGWFVSPALAARIGTALGIDPVPDGSGLLGPLRTVKSAVELKAIRAAARYAQAGLAAGIAACTVGNDENAVAAAMLAAATTAGSEAMAMEPLISSGPRSGLPHMTWRRRRLEPGDAVFLELAGSHARYHAALMRSVWIGEPPSEARRMMDCALRALDAALDAIRPGRPCSVPHEAAQAIINAAGYGPAFRKRIGYSMGIAFAPDWGEGGLLSLFTGVDRPIEPGMVFHLPATLRRYGAWTVGASETVIVTAHGAEPLSDLPRSLTLR
- a CDS encoding GntR family transcriptional regulator, with amino-acid sequence MKTLDASSYTTALNARREQSLGQMAYDKLLDMLVRRDLPAGTVLHERRLAEMLDISRTPTREAMSRLETEGLIERQPGGMLVVKEFSLRELIEILHVRRLLERESVVLAAGRIADAVLEDLQGQIEALLAAGDPDAPGNWEVDRRFHELFADHSQNAILAKTIKDLRLKTQMFNLSRMPERFEAVHREHLAVVAALRAGDAAAAADAIAAHLENFKLGIIRRLSEF
- a CDS encoding transporter substrate-binding domain-containing protein; this encodes MNRRHLLALAALCTSLLAAPAVRAAEGKLELIEPGKLIVATDSTFAPFSMRTPSGELDGLEVRVMREVCRRLGLEYSPVNVKFDALLIGLMADQYDITSESMDITPARQKQVAFADGWLESGARIVTRKDTGIKGPDDLKGRNVGALSASTFGKLAEDHGATLKSYKTAADAMQDLVGGNIDAVINDAVAGNYAIKARKLPLVMIETPLSTIQKGFAIKKGKPNLHAAVNKALAGMVADGTYAKLITPLIGYDPAPKEPIRTNAM
- a CDS encoding amino acid ABC transporter permease — encoded protein: MSVTAIQDWWLSLSEEVVTYGPGFLSATIVVLGVTVASILVSWVCGLLGALGKRSSFAPFRALASFYVWFIRGTPTLVQVFIVYFGMPQIGVKLSPITAGIIALGVSSGAYVAETIRAGLAAIPRGQMESALALGMNPRIMMARIVMPQVFRMILPSLTNEAISSVKNTSLLSTITVVELTLYAQLMIATTFRPFDFYIAAALIYLGLTSILSQLSAYFERRYARLS
- a CDS encoding amino acid ABC transporter ATP-binding protein, whose translation is MTEIEVAKTPLLKIRKLHKSYGANEVLKGISLDIHEGEVVSIIGASGSGKSTFLRCLNLMETPTSGFMDFERFAFDYELGARRQPTPQQLCELRARIGMVFQSYNLWPHMTVLENVVEAPIRVRRMPRRQAVEEAEALLERIGLYEKRQAYPSKLSGGQQQRVAIVRALAMAPKVMLFDEVTSALDPELVGEVLALMASLAADGMTMLLVTHEMAFARDVGTRTLFFDGGVIAEDGPPKEVIGAPRSERLRHFLRRVLHEPTGLGHSA